The following proteins come from a genomic window of Trinickia caryophylli:
- the sctT gene encoding type III secretion system export apparatus subunit SctT → MIDPFSTGIPQFGHLLLQFLILVAVSGLRLLVLLTIFPPTGGELITKRIRNAMVMLWSVYIAYGQQALLTKLHGEFLLLVVVKEAVIGLVIAFVASPVFWVAEAVGTYIDDLTGYNNVQISNPSLGQQTTLTSTLLMQCATVAFWTLGGMTFLLGAVFQTYVWWPLGSLAPVPRAFIESFVMQQADSLMASIAKLAAPAVLLLLLVDVGVGLLSRIASKLDLVSLAQPVKGALAVLLLALMIGVFIGQVKDQVALLHIGDQLHALALLK, encoded by the coding sequence ATGATCGATCCGTTCTCGACCGGCATTCCCCAGTTCGGTCACTTGCTGCTCCAGTTCCTGATCCTGGTGGCCGTAAGCGGTCTGCGCCTGCTCGTGCTGCTGACGATCTTCCCGCCGACGGGCGGTGAACTGATCACGAAGCGCATTCGCAACGCGATGGTCATGTTGTGGTCGGTCTACATCGCGTACGGCCAACAGGCCTTGCTGACGAAGCTGCACGGCGAGTTCCTGCTGCTGGTGGTCGTGAAGGAGGCGGTGATCGGACTCGTGATCGCGTTCGTCGCATCACCGGTGTTCTGGGTTGCCGAGGCCGTCGGCACCTATATCGATGACCTCACCGGCTATAACAACGTGCAGATATCGAACCCGAGCCTGGGCCAGCAGACCACGCTCACGTCCACGTTGTTGATGCAATGCGCGACGGTCGCGTTCTGGACCCTCGGAGGCATGACGTTTCTGCTCGGGGCGGTGTTCCAGACGTACGTCTGGTGGCCGCTCGGCAGCCTCGCGCCCGTTCCGCGCGCGTTCATCGAGTCGTTCGTGATGCAGCAGGCTGACTCGCTGATGGCCTCCATTGCGAAGCTGGCCGCGCCGGCGGTGCTGCTATTGCTGCTCGTCGATGTTGGCGTGGGTCTGCTTTCGCGGATTGCGTCGAAGCTCGATCTCGTGTCGCTCGCGCAGCCTGTCAAGGGCGCGCTCGCCGTGCTGCTGCTCGCGCTGATGATCGGCGTGTTCATCGGGCAGGTGAAGGATCAGGTCGCGCTGTTGCATATCGGCGATCAACTGCACGCGCTCGCGCTGTTGAAGTAA